Proteins from a genomic interval of Flammeovirgaceae bacterium SG7u.111:
- a CDS encoding YegS/Rv2252/BmrU family lipid kinase, with protein sequence MKAIFVINPIAGGEKKTTFRRKLDFYAQKYKFVYRVYLTIGRHDKRNIKELAKEYKPDVIVAVGGDGTLRLVAKVVMHTDMQLGLVPFGSANGMAAELEVPINKDQAMEVIFRKGVVLPIDNLRINKKHCCMHIGDVGFNAKLVKHFESEKKRGLRSYAKHFFKELRFSQSSKFIIKTDTLKRKTSAHMVAFANARRYGTGALLNPVGRINDGYFELCIIKDISFKVLLLSILLRFFARSLYHTRFAKIIRCRSATIKLRHKQRLPLQADGEILGDKHAVHIDIEPQCINMIVPMDFDPALPARATNVVFEGN encoded by the coding sequence GTGAAGGCTATTTTTGTAATCAATCCTATAGCGGGTGGAGAGAAAAAAACTACTTTCCGAAGAAAGCTAGATTTTTATGCCCAAAAGTACAAATTCGTGTATAGGGTATACCTTACCATAGGCAGGCACGACAAAAGGAATATTAAAGAACTTGCCAAAGAATACAAGCCAGATGTGATAGTAGCCGTAGGTGGTGATGGCACATTGCGACTGGTTGCTAAAGTAGTGATGCATACCGACATGCAACTTGGGCTTGTCCCTTTTGGCTCGGCAAATGGGATGGCCGCAGAGTTGGAAGTCCCTATAAATAAGGACCAAGCTATGGAGGTTATTTTTAGGAAGGGAGTCGTTTTACCCATTGATAACCTGCGAATAAATAAAAAACACTGCTGTATGCATATTGGCGATGTGGGGTTCAATGCAAAACTGGTGAAGCACTTTGAAAGTGAGAAAAAAAGAGGTTTGCGCTCTTATGCAAAGCATTTTTTTAAAGAATTGAGATTTTCCCAAAGTTCTAAGTTCATCATCAAAACCGATACGCTCAAGCGCAAAACATCTGCCCATATGGTTGCTTTTGCCAATGCCCGTCGCTACGGAACAGGGGCTTTGCTCAATCCCGTAGGCAGGATCAACGATGGTTATTTTGAGCTTTGCATCATAAAAGACATTTCCTTTAAAGTACTACTACTTTCCATTCTTCTCCGCTTTTTTGCCCGCAGCCTGTACCACACTCGCTTTGCCAAAATCATCCGCTGCAGGTCGGCAACTATCAAATTGCGCCACAAGCAACGCCTTCCTCTCCAAGCCGATGGGGAAATACTGGGAGACAAGCATGCTGTACATATAGATATAGAGCCACAGTGTATAAATATGATCGTGCCCATGGATTTTGATCCTGCTTTACCTGCCAGGGCAACCAACGTGGTATTTGAAGGGAATTGA
- a CDS encoding DUF4136 domain-containing protein codes for MKNTKKYFFRYLRQILLLAGIATGLYACFPSYSDRIDDFDMAATTHDETVDFQSFKTYYVPDTIIHIKDTINVGTNVDISRENDDFIIQEFKRNMEVNGYTEVTDPDDPNLDIAVLISIAASQNTGITNYYPWYGTWGWAFPEYGPSFNWFYPWGGVSQVYSFTTGTIYFAMIDYQNIDSGEEEIPVVWLGGIDGVFETSTGLSTEERLTKGIDQCFRQSPYLKLN; via the coding sequence ATGAAGAATACAAAAAAATATTTTTTTAGATACCTAAGGCAAATCCTGTTATTAGCGGGAATAGCAACTGGTTTGTACGCTTGTTTCCCCAGTTATTCGGACAGGATCGATGATTTTGACATGGCTGCTACCACTCATGACGAAACGGTTGATTTCCAGTCGTTCAAGACCTATTATGTGCCCGATACCATTATCCATATCAAAGACACGATCAACGTAGGAACCAATGTAGATATTTCTCGTGAGAACGATGATTTTATCATACAGGAGTTTAAGCGGAATATGGAGGTCAACGGCTATACCGAGGTAACTGACCCCGACGATCCGAACCTTGATATTGCTGTGCTAATTTCTATTGCGGCAAGCCAAAATACCGGCATTACAAACTATTACCCATGGTATGGCACTTGGGGCTGGGCTTTCCCCGAATACGGTCCGTCTTTCAACTGGTTTTACCCTTGGGGCGGTGTAAGCCAAGTGTATAGTTTCACCACAGGCACTATCTATTTTGCCATGATCGATTATCAAAATATAGATTCTGGAGAGGAGGAGATCCCCGTAGTTTGGCTTGGGGGAATAGATGGAGTATTTGAAACTTCTACTGGGTTGAGCACCGAAGAACGTCTTACAAAAGGGATAGACCAATGTTTCCGCCAGTCACCTTACCTTAAGCTCAACTAG
- a CDS encoding NAD(P)/FAD-dependent oxidoreductase translates to MSKYDFVIIGSGLGGLICASVLSKEGHSVCVLEKNHQIGGNLQIFSRDKTIFDTGIHYIGGLDEGQNLYKYFKYLGIMDELKLKKMDENGFDIITFDNDPNEYKYAQSYERFIDELLKSFPQEEAALRQYCAKIKEVCASFPMYNLKASEGTTVSFKYLDVSAKEFIASCTSNPKLQSVLAGSNALYAGEGDKTPLYVHALVTNTYIESSWRCVNGASQIAILLKRNILKYGGKVIGHAEAKKFIFDNESVRSVELKDGRQIEGKNFISNIHPAATMDMVEQGKVRKAYRHRLQTIENSISIFILYIVLKPEALPYFNHNYYHFKDLNVWDGAIYDDKSWPANYALFTGITSKNEDYSEGLIMMSYMHYDEVKQWENTFNTAAEKDFRGEAYETFKKEKAEKMFAELEKKISGIRSMTKSYYTSSPLTLRDYIGTVEGSMYGYAKDYKNPIKSFISAKTKVPNLFLTGQNLNLHGVLGVTISAMVTCSEFMDREKMMKDITMA, encoded by the coding sequence ATGAGCAAATACGATTTTGTGATAATAGGAAGCGGCCTAGGTGGCCTGATTTGCGCTTCAGTACTAAGCAAAGAAGGCCATAGTGTATGTGTGCTGGAAAAAAATCACCAAATAGGGGGAAACCTACAAATTTTCTCGCGAGACAAAACTATTTTCGATACGGGAATCCATTATATAGGTGGGCTGGACGAAGGGCAAAACCTTTATAAATATTTTAAGTATTTGGGGATAATGGATGAGCTCAAGCTCAAAAAGATGGATGAAAATGGTTTTGATATCATCACTTTTGACAACGACCCCAACGAGTACAAATATGCCCAATCGTACGAACGCTTTATCGATGAACTTTTAAAAAGTTTCCCCCAAGAAGAAGCCGCACTAAGACAATATTGCGCCAAAATAAAGGAAGTATGCGCCAGCTTTCCCATGTACAACCTGAAAGCCTCGGAAGGAACTACCGTAAGTTTTAAGTACCTCGATGTGAGCGCAAAAGAATTCATAGCTTCTTGCACCAGTAACCCAAAGCTCCAAAGTGTGCTGGCTGGCTCAAATGCTCTTTATGCCGGAGAAGGAGACAAAACGCCACTTTATGTGCATGCCCTAGTTACCAATACCTACATAGAAAGCTCGTGGCGCTGCGTAAACGGTGCTTCGCAAATTGCCATTTTGCTCAAAAGAAATATCTTGAAATATGGAGGAAAGGTTATCGGCCATGCGGAGGCTAAAAAATTCATTTTTGACAATGAGTCCGTCCGCTCTGTAGAACTAAAAGATGGTAGGCAGATAGAAGGAAAAAACTTTATTTCCAATATCCACCCTGCCGCAACAATGGATATGGTGGAGCAAGGAAAGGTAAGAAAAGCATACAGGCACCGGCTTCAAACCATAGAAAATTCTATCTCCATTTTTATTCTTTACATTGTGCTCAAACCCGAAGCCTTGCCTTATTTTAACCATAATTATTATCATTTCAAAGATCTTAATGTGTGGGACGGAGCTATTTACGATGATAAAAGCTGGCCAGCCAACTATGCCCTTTTCACGGGAATCACCTCCAAAAATGAGGATTATTCCGAAGGGCTTATCATGATGAGCTACATGCACTACGATGAAGTGAAACAATGGGAAAACACCTTCAATACCGCTGCGGAAAAGGATTTTAGGGGCGAAGCTTATGAGACGTTTAAAAAAGAGAAGGCGGAAAAGATGTTTGCCGAACTGGAAAAGAAAATATCTGGGATAAGAAGTATGACAAAATCGTACTATACCTCAAGTCCGCTCACCTTGCGCGACTACATTGGCACGGTAGAAGGTTCTATGTACGGTTATGCTAAAGACTATAAAAACCCTATCAAATCTTTCATTTCTGCCAAAACAAAAGTTCCTAACTTATTCCTAACAGGGCAAAACCTTAACTTGCACGGCGTGCTCGGAGTCACCATCAGCGCTATGGTAACCTGTTCGGAGTTTATGGATAGGGAAAAGATGATGAAAGATATTACGATGGCATAA
- a CDS encoding MMPL family transporter, translating into MFFGVTTTLVAILGFQTSQLNFSENITDILPESESISQVEKILNDSKLNSNLVVHFYIGDSISISNQALPDSIIQAGHSIDSCLQAQYGDLIQQRILDYPDSLITQVYDFFGQYLPLYLENEDYSEIESKLSEEALKNTVKGNFKTLISPIGIFGGKMVMKDPFGLTQIPLKNFQKSQFDTNFQLYKNHLFSKDRKHMLYILELATQANETAKNGELIDHLDELIMRYQSSGMDIEYFGTPAIAVANANRIKADIIISVSLAILVIFALILLYFKNLSTFALVLLPGVFGVLVVLGIMATVGKSMSLISLGVGSIMVGITVDFALHLLSHYRSDSSIKQLFKSITQPLLMSSCTTASAFFALVFINSNAMMDLGIFVGGSVLASALFSLIVLPHLLPKNLSAKEKGVFERSFERISSVKLHKKKWAVLLFIVVTSGGVFYWGNMNFNKDMMSLNYMPEHLAKAEIRLNEVLGNTGKEVYVLSSGKDFWEALGKSEAAYKRLEELKTEGTINGYNSVNALIPSLATQQKRLEKWQQFWAEKDTTSLNKTVNEAATKLGLNTKVYTGLNTYLGKNYQTLQAADMQKMMALAGEKFVVESEDEISLITVIKFESEKKAAVVEELQKIKGIQLLDRGYITNRLIEILSEDFNKLISWSLLIVFAILLIIYGRIEMALTTIAPIAIGWLWTLGIMSIFDLSFNIVNIIICSLIFGLGVDYSIFNLKGLNEKYTYGRANTTSFRVSIFLSGITTIVGIGVLVFAQHPALKSIALLAIIGISSVIFLTFFIQDFLFNLFVQKRKDKGLIPYNLASFIRSIIAFSIFVIGCFLLMGIRTLFYIPVFPKWKKRTYHLLVMAYCRFIIYFMQNIKKEVVGRENADYSKPSVIISNHHSFLDILLMLMFSPKVVMVTNDWVYNSPFFGSVVRYADFILATEGIENQMDKIKGLVAQGYSIVIFPEGTRSETPDCGRFHKGAFYLAEELQLDIQPIITHGPHYLMPKKDGFCFRKGTIHVKFLPKIALADKSFGEGYRERTKKISRYFKEEFAKTRLQQETPSFFMETIHKNYLFKGPVLEWYMRIKIKLENNYKLFDELIPKEGNIIDIGCGYGFLGYALAFSGSGRKITALDYDAHKIEIAKNCPTQLRNLKFFHHDALTFDYPDANVFILSDILHYLKKEEQEKIVGLLINKLEDGGKIIIRDGDSSKKQRHTGTVLTEVFSTNSGFNKSRNKLNYISGDWLAQIAKKQGLSFEVIDNTKRTSNTIFILTKA; encoded by the coding sequence TTGTTTTTTGGGGTAACAACTACACTAGTTGCCATTTTGGGCTTCCAGACTTCGCAACTAAACTTCAGTGAAAACATCACAGATATTTTACCCGAAAGCGAATCGATAAGCCAAGTAGAAAAAATCCTAAACGACTCGAAGCTCAATAGCAACCTCGTTGTCCATTTTTACATAGGTGATAGCATTTCCATTTCAAACCAAGCTCTGCCCGACAGCATCATACAAGCAGGGCACTCAATCGATTCTTGCCTTCAAGCTCAATACGGCGACCTCATCCAACAGCGGATACTCGACTACCCCGATTCGCTTATCACCCAAGTCTATGATTTTTTTGGGCAATACCTCCCGCTCTATTTAGAAAACGAAGACTATTCCGAGATAGAAAGCAAGCTTAGCGAGGAAGCACTGAAGAACACGGTGAAGGGGAATTTCAAAACACTAATTTCACCTATTGGGATTTTTGGAGGGAAAATGGTCATGAAAGATCCTTTTGGCCTTACACAAATCCCGCTCAAAAACTTCCAAAAAAGTCAGTTTGACACCAATTTCCAACTGTACAAAAACCATCTTTTTTCCAAGGATAGAAAGCACATGCTCTACATCTTAGAGCTGGCAACCCAAGCCAACGAAACGGCAAAAAACGGAGAGTTGATCGACCATTTGGATGAGCTGATAATGCGCTACCAAAGCTCGGGAATGGACATCGAATACTTCGGTACACCCGCAATTGCTGTGGCAAATGCCAACCGTATAAAAGCAGATATCATCATTTCGGTTTCCCTCGCTATCCTGGTGATTTTTGCCCTTATTTTGCTGTATTTCAAGAACCTTAGCACATTTGCTTTGGTGTTACTTCCTGGAGTTTTTGGAGTCTTGGTTGTTTTAGGAATCATGGCTACTGTGGGTAAATCTATGTCCCTAATCTCGTTGGGAGTAGGCTCGATAATGGTAGGGATTACCGTGGATTTTGCCCTGCACCTACTTTCCCACTATCGCTCGGATTCATCCATAAAACAACTTTTCAAGAGCATTACCCAACCCTTGCTGATGAGTAGTTGTACCACCGCATCAGCATTTTTCGCCTTGGTATTCATCAACTCTAATGCTATGATGGACTTGGGTATTTTTGTGGGAGGAAGTGTACTTGCTTCGGCTTTATTTTCCTTGATAGTCCTTCCCCACCTTTTGCCTAAAAACCTTTCTGCAAAAGAAAAAGGAGTTTTTGAACGATCGTTTGAACGGATATCCTCGGTAAAACTCCATAAAAAAAAGTGGGCAGTTTTGCTTTTCATCGTGGTGACCAGTGGTGGTGTTTTCTACTGGGGAAACATGAACTTCAACAAGGACATGATGTCGCTAAACTACATGCCTGAGCACCTTGCGAAAGCAGAAATCCGACTCAACGAAGTACTAGGAAATACAGGAAAAGAAGTGTATGTCCTCTCGTCAGGTAAGGACTTTTGGGAAGCACTGGGCAAAAGCGAAGCAGCCTATAAGCGACTGGAAGAATTAAAAACTGAAGGTACTATTAACGGCTACAACTCGGTAAATGCACTTATCCCTAGCTTGGCTACGCAGCAGAAAAGGCTGGAAAAATGGCAACAGTTTTGGGCAGAAAAAGACACTACTTCCCTCAACAAAACCGTGAACGAAGCGGCAACCAAACTTGGGCTCAACACGAAAGTTTACACTGGACTGAACACCTATTTGGGCAAAAACTACCAAACACTCCAAGCTGCCGATATGCAAAAAATGATGGCTTTGGCGGGGGAAAAGTTCGTGGTAGAATCTGAAGATGAAATATCCCTTATCACCGTCATCAAATTTGAAAGTGAGAAAAAAGCTGCAGTTGTAGAAGAACTGCAAAAGATAAAAGGCATCCAACTTTTGGACAGGGGCTACATCACCAACCGACTGATAGAAATACTTTCGGAAGATTTCAACAAACTCATTAGTTGGTCTTTGCTCATCGTTTTTGCCATTTTGCTCATTATTTATGGCCGCATAGAAATGGCATTGACTACTATTGCCCCTATTGCCATTGGCTGGCTCTGGACGCTCGGAATCATGAGTATTTTCGATCTTTCGTTCAATATCGTAAACATCATTATTTGCTCTCTTATTTTTGGCTTGGGCGTAGATTATAGCATTTTCAACCTAAAAGGATTAAACGAGAAATATACTTACGGACGAGCAAATACTACATCGTTTAGGGTATCTATTTTCCTTTCGGGGATCACCACCATTGTGGGAATAGGCGTGTTGGTTTTTGCCCAGCATCCTGCACTAAAGTCCATTGCGCTACTCGCCATCATCGGGATTTCTTCGGTGATTTTCTTAACGTTTTTCATCCAAGATTTCCTTTTCAATCTTTTCGTGCAAAAAAGAAAAGACAAAGGGCTGATACCTTATAACTTGGCATCTTTTATCCGCTCCATCATTGCTTTTTCCATCTTCGTGATAGGCTGCTTTCTACTGATGGGGATACGAACCCTATTTTACATTCCTGTTTTCCCTAAGTGGAAAAAACGGACTTACCATTTACTGGTGATGGCCTATTGCCGATTTATCATCTACTTCATGCAGAACATTAAAAAAGAAGTAGTTGGGCGAGAAAATGCGGATTATAGCAAACCTTCTGTTATCATCAGCAATCACCATTCGTTTTTGGACATCCTCCTCATGCTCATGTTCAGCCCCAAAGTGGTGATGGTGACCAACGACTGGGTATACAACTCCCCTTTCTTTGGGTCAGTGGTTCGCTATGCCGATTTCATCTTAGCAACCGAAGGAATAGAAAATCAGATGGATAAAATAAAAGGCTTGGTAGCCCAAGGGTATTCCATAGTCATTTTTCCAGAAGGGACTCGCTCTGAGACGCCTGATTGTGGCAGGTTTCACAAAGGTGCTTTTTACCTTGCCGAAGAGCTTCAGTTGGATATTCAGCCTATCATTACACATGGCCCTCATTACCTTATGCCCAAAAAAGATGGGTTTTGTTTCCGAAAAGGAACTATCCATGTAAAGTTCTTACCCAAAATAGCTTTGGCAGACAAAAGCTTTGGTGAAGGCTACAGAGAAAGGACGAAAAAGATCAGCCGCTATTTCAAAGAAGAGTTTGCCAAAACGAGGTTGCAGCAAGAAACACCTAGTTTTTTCATGGAAACAATTCATAAAAACTACTTGTTTAAAGGACCTGTATTGGAGTGGTACATGCGGATAAAAATCAAGCTGGAAAATAACTACAAGCTATTTGATGAGCTGATTCCCAAGGAAGGAAATATAATAGATATTGGCTGCGGCTATGGATTTTTGGGCTATGCACTAGCTTTTAGCGGTTCGGGGCGAAAAATAACAGCGTTGGATTATGATGCCCACAAAATTGAAATAGCAAAAAACTGCCCTACTCAACTCAGAAATCTAAAATTCTTCCATCACGATGCACTTACGTTCGATTATCCTGATGCAAACGTCTTTATACTCAGCGATATTCTCCATTATTTGAAGAAAGAGGAGCAAGAAAAAATAGTAGGTTTGCTGATTAATAAACTTGAAGATGGTGGAAAAATAATCATCCGAGATGGGGATAGTTCTAAAAAACAGCGGCATACGGGCACGGTGCTTACCGAGGTATTCTCCACCAACTCGGGTTTCAATAAATCGAGAAATAAATTGAATTATATTTCGGGTGATTGGCTTGCCCAAATAGCAAAAAAACAAGGGTTAAGCTTTGAAGTTATTGATAATACCAAGCGGACATCCAACACTATTTTTATTCTGACAAAAGCATAA